The stretch of DNA CCCTTGGAGGGGGGGGGCCCTTGGAGGGGGGGGCCCTTGGAGGGGGGGGCCCTTGGAGGGGGGAGCCCTTGGAGGGGGGGGACCCTTGGAGGGGGGGGTGCCTTGGAGGGGGGGCCCTTGGAGGGGGGGGGCCCTTGGAGGGGGGCCCTTGGAGGGGGGGTGAcccttggagggggggggggtgccttggAGGGGGGGGCCCTTGGGGGGGGACCCTTGGGGGGGGCCCTTGGAGGGGGGGGCCCCTTGGAGGGGGGGgcccttggagggggggggggcgttggagaGGGGGGCGTTGGAGCGGGGGGGGGCATTGGAGGGGGGGCGTTGGAGGGGGGGGCGTTGGAGTGGGGGGGcgttggagtggggggggggcgttggaagggggggggaggggggaggtgttcTTGAGGGCGGAGATACCGGTGCTTTGGATCCGTGCAGCCAATGGCGGGGCGATGGGAACCGGGAACATTCCCGGGGCCAGACTGGGAGCAGAGCGGGGGTGTTGGAGGTTGAGTGGCAGAGACTGGCggtggatgtgggggggggggggtgttggtggggggtgaggggtgttggtggtgggggggggttggtggtggtggggtgggtgggggggccagggaggggcggggagggggggtgtggggtgggggtttgagGGATTTAAAAGAACCGTGAGGAGAATTTGAATAAAAAGAGGCAATGTGGAACCATCGAAATACAAACCAAAAATGGTGAGTTTgtcaaaatgtggagatggaggcgttcacttgaagaaggggccgcgctccgaaagcttgtgtggcttttgctaccaaataaacctgttggacttgaacctggtgttgttaaacttcttactgagtttgtCAAATACAGAGAGAGGGGATTACAGAAATTAAGATAGGTCTTCACCTTGCACACTGAGTCTTGTCCCAGGGATATTTTGCCACCTCTTGGGAACATTTCCTGTTGTCTCCACACGACAGTAATATCGGTTTGAATCGCTTTGCCTCAGATGGTTAATCCGGATGGTTCCGGTCTTTTTCATATATGGATCTCCCAGGAATTCAATCCGGTCTCGGTAATCCGGGTGAACGAATGGCTTTGAGAGGTTGAATATAAATTCTCCGTGAAACTCATTCCTCCTCCAGGAGATACGAATCGTGTTGGGGCGGTAAAATTTTGGGTAAGTGAATGAACAAGGAATAACGACTGATTCCCCTTTCATACCTTCCACCCGGGGAGGCTGGCTCACGGTGTAATTATCTCCATGAATCATCGCTGAGGGAGAGGAAAACACCAAATGTTTATCAATTGTAAACCCAAATAAATCTCATCCAATTGAAAACCAGCCCCAGATTTCTCCCCGTGACAGAGGAAAACCTGTATCCCACAAAGCAATTACACAGCTCAGTtaaacaccccgaacccctcgattagattccagtctgtaactcactcctgggtatctgttattctatatataaaccaccccgaacccctcgattagattccagtctgtaactcactcccgggtatctgttattctatatataaaccaccccgagcccctcgattagattccagtctgtaactcactcccgggtatctgttattctatatataaaccatcccgaacccctcgattagattccagtctgtaactcactcctgggtatctgttattctatatataaaccaccccgagcccctcgattagattccagtctgtaactcactcccgggtatctgttattctatatataaaccactacgatcccctcgattagattccagtctgtaactcactcccgggtatctgttattcgatatataaaccaccccgaacccctcgattagattccagtctgtaactcactcccgggtatctgttattctatatataaaccaccccatacccctcaattagattccagtctgtaactcactcccgggtatctgttattctatatataaaccaccctgaacccctcgatttgatcccagtctgtaactcactcccgggtatctgttatcctatatataaaccaccccgaacccctcgattagattccagtctgtatctccgtcccgggtatctgttattctatatataaaccaccccgaacccctcgattagattccagtctgtaactcactcccgggtatctgttattctatatatacaccatcccgaacccctcgattagattccagtctgtaactcactcccgggtatctgttattctatatataaaccaccccgaacccctcgattagattccagtctgtaactcactcccgggtatctgttattctatatataaaccacccctaacccctcgattagattccagtctgtatctccgtcccgggtatctgttattctatatataaactaccccgaacccctcgattagatcccagtctgtaactctctcccgggtatctgttattctacatataaaccatcctgaacccctcgattagattccagtctgtaactcactcccgggtatctgttattctatatataaactaccccgaacccctcgattagattccagtctgtaactcactcccgggtatctgttattccatatataaaccatcccgaacccctcgattagattccagtctgtaactcactcccgggtatctgttattctatatataaaccactacgatcccctcgattagattccagtctgtaactcactcccgggtatctgttattctatatataaaccaccccgaatccctcgattagattccagtctgtaactcactcccgggtatctgttattctatatataaaccaccccgaatccctcgattagattccagtctgtatctccgtcccgggtatctgttattctatatataaaccaccccaaacccctcgattagattccagtctgtatctccgtcccgggtatctgttattctatacataaacgtctttcagactgtgggaggaaaccggagcacccggaggaaacccacacagacacggggagaacgtgcagactccacacagacagtgacccaagctgggactcgaacccgggtccctggcactgcgaggcagcagagcGAAGCACTGTGTCACTGAGCCGCTGAAAGCAGCAGCGAGGAAAACGAGATAGGGTTTACTCACCGAGGGAGAGGGACAGGAGGAGCAGGCGAATGGCAGAGTCCATCGTTGTTCCTGACTTCACTCtgagggtctgggtaaggtgtCGCTGGTCACAGGGTAATGACAAACACCCAGAGTTCTGCTTTTTGTGTTTCCTGTTTCTCAACTGTGAACATTTGTCTCCGGTTATGAAATCGCCTCCTTGAAACATCCCGCTGACTCATTCTCGGATCCGGGTCCCCTGAACGTCCTCCCATGCAACAGCCAAACTCTCGAGAGCAAACAAGTCACATTAACACGAAATGATGTCGAAAGCTTAGGCGTCAATGCGTGACGACCATGGCTTTATTGGCCGAGAGTTCCCACGGATTGGTGTGACGGCAATCAAGGCCAAAGAGGCTGAACCcagagcagaaggaggaggaATGTTAACCCTAAAACCTGCAGTGGGGatagtgatttagcatggccaatccacctaatctacacatctttggagactaaggggcaatttagcatggccaatccacctaacctacacatctttggacacgaagcgacaatttagcatggccaatccccctaacctgcacatctttggacactaatgggcaatttagcatggccaatccacctaacctgcacatctttggacactaaggggcaatttagcatggccaatccacctaatctacacatctttggacactaaggggcaatttagcatggccaatcctcctaatctacacatttttcaacactaaggggcaatttagcatggccaatccacctaacctacacatctttggacactaaggggcaatttagcatggccaatccaccaaacctgcacatctttggacactaaggggcaatttagcatggccaatccaccaaacctgcacatctttgaacactaaggggcaatttagcatggccaatccccctaacctgcacatccttagacACTGAGAGGGTTTAAATATGAACACGTTCGTTGAAAGTCGTGATCAACTTGAGGTCATTGTCTCTTTAAGGGCGACACAGAGGCAGACCCATGACGATTTAATACGTCCCAACACTTGGAGAAGTTTGGGGTTTGAGTGAAGACTCACAAATGTGAAATGGTTCAAAGCTCTGTAGAATATTTCGGTCACAGATAAAGATGGATCACATCCCACCAAGAGTGAAGTTCAAGCAACAgaacgaaggagatggtcatcgacttcagggagcgtagTGAAGAAtatgcccccgtctacatcaacggggatgaagaggaaagggtggagagcttcagctttctaggtgtccagatcactaacaacctatcctggtccctccacgccgacactatagttaagaaaacccaccaatgcctctactttctcaggagtctaaggaaGTTCCAAATGTTCGCGAtgtctctcaccaatttttaaagatgcaccatagaaagcaatctttctggttgtatcacagcttggtctgggctcctgctctgcccaagaccacaaggaactacaaaagggttgtgaatgtagcccaatccatcacgcaaaccagcctcccatccattgactctgtctacacttcccgctgcctcggggaaaagcagccagcataatcaaggaccccacgcaccccggacattctctcttccaccttcttccattgggaaaaagatacaaaggtctgaggtcacgtaccaaccgactcaagaacagcttcttccctgctgccgtcagacttttgaatggacctacctcgcattaagttgatctttctctacaccctagctatgactgtaacactacatcctgcactctctcctttccttctctatgaacggtatgctttgtctgtatagcgcgcaagaaacaatacttttcactgtatcccagtacatgtgacaataataaatcaaatcaaatcatagccTTAGGAAATGCGTCAGCATGTCTCTGAGCCGGCATCTGTTTTTGGGATTTGTGAGTTACATCAGCGCAAGTTGTGCCAGAAGCCAGTTTTGAACCGTGTCAGGGTCAGGCAGACTTTTCTAATGATGTGGAAAATCCGACATTCAGAAGCGGGAATCTGTCCTTACGTTGCATTTATAAATAAATGAAAAAGGAAATCTATCGAAGCTGGAAGGAATTTGAATATTAAAAGAGTAATAGTGCCCTCTTGTGGCCATTTGTGGAGGTGTGTATGTAATACAAAACTGGAATAAACAAGTTCAGTCGTACACAGTCACTTTTGTCCTGGAACGATATTAAGGTTCTCCGACTCAATGAAGTGATGTCAGCTGTAAATCAAGGTCTTTAATGATGGTTTGAAaccatggttggcactgctgcctcacaacgccaggtacccgggtttgattccacctcgggtcactgtctgtgtggagtttgcacgtcctgccccatgtctgcatgggtttcctccgggtgctctggtttcctcccacactccaaaggtgtgctggttagatggattggccatgctaaattgcaccttagtgtccaaaatgttcaggttaggtggattgaccatgctaaattgcaccttagtgtccagaatgttcaggttaggtggattggccatgctaaattgccccttagcatccaaagatgtgcggattaggtggattggtcatgctaaattgccccttagtgcccaaagatgtgtaggttaggtggattggccatgctaatttgcaccttagtgtccaaaatgttcaggttaggtggattggccgtgctaaattgccccttagcgtccaaagatgtgcaggttaggtggattggccatgctaaattgccccttagtgtccaaagatgtgcaggttaggtgaattggccatgctaaattgccccttagtgtccaaagatgtgtaggttaggtggattggccatgctaaattgttccttagtgtccaaagatgtgtaggttaggtggattggccatggtaaattgcctcttagtgtccaaagatgtgtaggttaggtggattggccatgctaaattgttccttagtgtccaaagatgtgtaggttaggtggattggccatgctaaattgttccttagtgtccaaagatgtgtaggttaggtggattggccatgctaaattgccccttagtgtccaaagatgtgcggattaggtggattggctatgctaaattgccccttagtgtccaaagatgtgtaggttaggtggattgaccatgctaaattgcaccttagtgtccaaagatgtgccggtttggTTGATTGACTATACTCAATAACCtctttgaattgaattggattcagGGGAAACCTGTTGGGGACCTGATCAGAAACTCTTGGTAATTTTGTGAAGTTTGCGTGGATCCAAACTTTTccctttgattttggcattagggtgagcgtaAGGTGTTTGACTCAAGCTATGATTCAAAGaagccactaggaagcttttattaaagcaaactttatttCAGGACACATATAGAATATGACAACAAGTACTAGCATCGCTTTCACCAATTGAAGTACTCAAACATGGCATGGTTTAATTCTTAACAgcgagctatctctgttgttccaatgtaaGCAACATGCGTCCATCAATATAAATCCTTTTCTCAGACCATGTTAGCACCAACGACCGATATGCTCAGGTGGATGCTcgattttaacacctctggacagagatccagacagacacctgcCTACCGACCCTCATACAGCAAGCTGCAGAGAAAGATCCAATCAGCAGAATCTTAGAGGAAGAGACTCATTCCCTCATGGATTCCCGTctctgaatccagagagagacacagcgaaaAGCGACCTCTCTCTAAAGACCCCAAACAGCAGACGTGAGCTTGAGTTctttgtgtaagcctagctccacccgtACTCCCATCACTCAACCGAACCAAGTCCGAGGGatgaagagtttgtcatatgaggagcggttgagaactcttggtctgtactcgatggagtttagaaggatgagggaggggggatctaattgaaacttatggGATACTTAGAGGTtccagatagagtggacgtggagaggatgtttccactagagcGAGAGGCTAGaattcgagggcacaacctcagagtgaagggacgctcctttcaaccggagatgaggaggaatttcttcagccagggagtggtgaatctgtggaactctttgccgcagaaggctgcggaggccgggtcattgagtgtctttaagacggagatggataggttcttgattaatgaggggatcaggggtgatggggaaaaggcaggagaatggggatgagaaaaatgtcagccgtgattgaatggcggagcagacccgatgggccgagtggcctcattctgctcctatgtcttatggtctatcctGCAAAAGCCCAGAGGAAAACACTCAGAACAGCAGAACAGGTTtgtttcagattaaaacaaacattttagcaattCGGAACAACTGTGCTGCTGCAGGAACAAGTGAGGATGCCGGTTACAGACCGTGTGTTAGAAAAGACGGTTAAAGAAATCTGCAGTCGATACCTGACTCAAATACATGTCTTAAAGGCAAAGGAACATCACAAAGACaagtgttttttattcatttgtgggacatgtgtgtcactggctggtccagcatttattttccatccctagttgcccttggagggcagttgagagtcaaccacattggctgtggctctggagtcacatgtaggccagaccgggcaaggacgacagatttccttccctaaaggaaccagatggatttttccgacaatatgTCATCAGTCGGTTCTTAATTCCaggcattttttattgaattcaaattccaccatctgccgtggcggggattcgaacccgggttccccggaacatgagctgagtttctggattgatagtcgagCGATGATAGCGCTagccttggggcggcacggtggcacagtgggttagcgctgctgcttcacagcgccagggaccagggttcgattcccggcttgggtcactgtctgtgtggaatctgcacgttctccccccagtgtctgcgtgggtttcctccgggtgctccggtttcctcccacagtccgaaagacgtgctggttagggtgcattggctggactaaattctccctcagtgttacccgaacaggtgccgtagtgtggcgactcgtGAATTTTCggagtaactccattgcagtgttaatgtcagcctacttgtgacaccaataaatataaTTTGAATGTATAGCAAGTGGAATTCACTGAACAGAATCTGTTGAAACATTATCGGGACAGCAAACAGTGTGTAGTATCTATTTAAAAGGGAGAATGGTAAGATTGACGCTTggaggtggcacaggggttagcattgctgcctcacagcgccagggacccgggttcgattccagcctcgggtcactgtctgtgcggagtctgcgtgggattactccgggtgctctgatttcctcccacagtccaaagatgtgcgggttaggtggattggccatggtaaattgaggcTAGTGCCAGGTGGattgggggttagcagggtaaatgtgtggggttacaggaatagtgcctgggtgggattgtggtcggtgcagacccgatgggccgaatggcctccttctctgcatggaggtcagtgaccagtggagtgccccagggatctgttctgggacccttgctgtttgtcattttcataaatgacctggatgaggaagtggagggatgggttggtaagtttgttgacgacaccaaggtagggggtgttgtggatagtttggagggatgtcagaagttgcagcgagacatagatagaatgcgagactgggcggagaagtggcagatggacttcaacccggataagtgtgtagtgatccattttggcagatccaatgggatgaagcagcagtataatatgaagggtaccattcttagcagtgtagaggatcagaaggaccttggggtccgggtccata from Mustelus asterias unplaced genomic scaffold, sMusAst1.hap1.1 HAP1_SCAFFOLD_2243, whole genome shotgun sequence encodes:
- the LOC144489498 gene encoding paired immunoglobulin-like type 2 receptor alpha, translated to MDSAIRLLLLSLSLAMIHGDNYTVSQPPRVEGMKGESVVIPCSFTYPKFYRPNTIRISWRRNEFHGEFIFNLSKPFVHPDYRDRIEFLGDPYMKKTGTIRINHLRQSDSNRYYCRVETTGNVPKRWQNIPGTRLSVQDWPHPGTTTPTPTTTPTPTTTPTPTTTPTSITVESRDRKAGNHASKRALWIGIIVVGALLLSLALVVAIYIRKKKQREGKS